TCATGAGCAGATCGCTGCGGATCACGCTGAACAAAGCGCCGCAGCCCGATAACCCGCCTGATCAGGCGATCAAGAAAAGCCTAAGGAGTAAAGAACATGGCACTGAAAATTCGTCTCGCCCGCGGTGGCTCCAAGAAGCGCCCGTACTACCACGTCGTTCTCGCCGATGCGCGCAGCCCGCGTGACGGCCGCTTCCTCGAAAACCTCGGTTCCTGGAACCCGATGCTCGCCAAGGACGACGAGAAGCGCGTTCAGCTGAACGCCGAGCGCATCAAGCACTGGATCGAAAACGGCGCCCAGCCGACCGACCGCGTTCTGCGCTTCCTCGATGAAGCCGGCGTTGCCAAGCGCGAAGCCAAGAACAACCCGGTCAAGGCAAAGCCTGGCAAGCGTGCCCAGGAACGCGCCGCCGAAAAGGCTCAGAAGGTGGCTGACGCCGCCGCTGCTGCTGCCGACGCCGCGGAATAATCGGGACAATCCCTTGTTTAACGGGCGGCATGGCGACATGCCGCCCGTTTTCGTTTCCAATTACCCGCACTTCGTTTATGAGAAACCTGTCTTTCGGCTTCACATGAAGGAACCCATGACAAAGCTTGAAAACCCCGTTCTGATGGCGACGATCGGCGGCGCGCAAGGCCTCCGGGGAGAGGTGCGCGCCAAGGCCTACACGGCCGATCCGAGCGCCCTTGGCGATTATGGCCACCTGCACAGCATGGACGGCCGCAGCTTCGAAGTCCTCGAAATCCGCGAGACGAAGAATGTCGTCGTCGTTCGGTTCCGCGGCGTCAACGACCGCAATGCCGCCGAGGCGCTGAACGGGCTCGAGCTCTATATCGAGCGCGACAACCTGCCCGACGAGGAGCTTGAAGATGACGAGTTCTACTATGCTGATCTCGAAGGTCTCGAAGCACGCGACGACAAGGGTGCCAGCTATGGCACCGTCACCGGCGTCTTCGATTTCGGCGCCGGCGATTTGCTGGAACTCAAAGGTCCGGGCAAGCGCCCGGTGCTGATCCCCTTCTCCGAAGCCTCGGTGCTGGAGATCGACCTCGAGGCCGGAACGCTGCTGATCGACCCGCTGGCGGCAGGGCTGGTCGACGATCCCGAAGAGCTTTCGAAATTCACCGCGGACAAGCCGAAAAAGAAGAAGTGATGGCTTTCCGGGCGAGCGTGCTGACACTCTATCCGGAAATGTTTCCGGGGCATCTGGGCTTCTCGCTCGCCGGCAAGGCAATGGAGCGCGGGCAATGGTCGCTGGATGCGGTGCAGATCCGCGATTTCGCCACCGACAAGCACCGCACCGTCGACGACACCCCGGCCGGCGGCGGCGCCGGCATGGTGCTGAAACCCGACGTTCTCGCCCGTGCGATCGACAGCACCGCGGAAAACGACAGCCGCCCGCGCCTGCTGATGAGCCCGCGCGGCCGGCCGCTGACACAGGAGCGCGTACGCGAGCTTGCTTCAGGCGACGGCGTCATCATCGTCTGCGGTCGCTTCGAGGGCGTCGATCAGCGGGTGATCGAGGCGCGCGGCCTGGAAGAGGTTTCGATCGGCGACTACGTGCTGTCAGGCGGCGAGCCGGCGGCGCTGATCGTGCTCGACGCGATCATCCGCATCCTGCCCGGTGTCATGGGCAACGATCTTTCCGGCCTGCATGAAAGCTTCGAAGGCGGGCTGCTGGAACATCCGCATTATACCAGGCCGCAGGCGTGGGAAGGCTGGGAAATTCCCGCGATCCTGACCTCCGGCAATCACGGCGCCATCGAAAAGTGGCGGCACCAGGAGGCGGTGCGGCTGACGCGGGAACGGCGGCCGGATCTCCTGGAAAAGGTGAAAACCGAGAAAAACGGCTGATTCCAGCCTCCCCTTCACAAAAATGTCGTGCGAGGGATGACAAGCCCCGGCCTTTCGTGTATTGGCGCACGCGGAAATGGGGTTATCCCCGTCTGCCAGCAAACAAAGAATGGCGAACCCGCTCCCGCCCTGAAGGGCAAAGTCCTGAGGCCAGTTCCAAAGGATCAGTGTCGAGCGCTCTGGCTGTTTCAGAAGAACCAAAGGTTAAGACGATGAACATCATTCAGCAGCTTGAGGCCGAACAGGCCGCCAAGATCGAAGCCAAGCGCACGCTTCCCGAATTTTCCCCGGGCGATACCGTCCGCGTCAACGTGAAGGTCACGGAAGGCAACCGTACCCGCGTTCAGGCCTATGAAGGCGTCTGCATCGCCCGCTCCGGCGGCGGCCTGCAGGAAAACTTCACGGTCCGCAAGATCTCCTACGGCGAAGGCGTCGAGCGCGTATTCCCGGTCTACTCGCCGATGATCGAAAGCGTCGACGTCGTGCGCCGCGGTAAGGTCCGTCGCGCCAAGCTCTATTACCTGCGCGACCGTCGCGGCAAGTCTGCCCGTATCGTTGAAGACACCGGCGTCCGCGCCCGCAAGCTCAACGACGCCGAGCGCGCCGCCATCGCCGAGGAAAAGGCCCGCATCGAAGCTGAAAAGGTTGCAGCAGCCCAGGCGCTCGCCGCCGAGAAGGCAGCAGCAGAGGCTGCCGAAGCGAAGGCAGCGGCTGAAAAGGCCGCCGCTGAAGCAGCCGCAGCCGCGGAACCGGCAGCAGAATAAGATCTGCGTCACAC
This Rhizobium acidisoli DNA region includes the following protein-coding sequences:
- the rpsP gene encoding 30S ribosomal protein S16 — its product is MALKIRLARGGSKKRPYYHVVLADARSPRDGRFLENLGSWNPMLAKDDEKRVQLNAERIKHWIENGAQPTDRVLRFLDEAGVAKREAKNNPVKAKPGKRAQERAAEKAQKVADAAAAAADAAE
- the rimM gene encoding ribosome maturation factor RimM (Essential for efficient processing of 16S rRNA); its protein translation is MTKLENPVLMATIGGAQGLRGEVRAKAYTADPSALGDYGHLHSMDGRSFEVLEIRETKNVVVVRFRGVNDRNAAEALNGLELYIERDNLPDEELEDDEFYYADLEGLEARDDKGASYGTVTGVFDFGAGDLLELKGPGKRPVLIPFSEASVLEIDLEAGTLLIDPLAAGLVDDPEELSKFTADKPKKKK
- the trmD gene encoding tRNA (guanosine(37)-N1)-methyltransferase TrmD — encoded protein: MAFRASVLTLYPEMFPGHLGFSLAGKAMERGQWSLDAVQIRDFATDKHRTVDDTPAGGGAGMVLKPDVLARAIDSTAENDSRPRLLMSPRGRPLTQERVRELASGDGVIIVCGRFEGVDQRVIEARGLEEVSIGDYVLSGGEPAALIVLDAIIRILPGVMGNDLSGLHESFEGGLLEHPHYTRPQAWEGWEIPAILTSGNHGAIEKWRHQEAVRLTRERRPDLLEKVKTEKNG
- the rplS gene encoding 50S ribosomal protein L19, with protein sequence MNIIQQLEAEQAAKIEAKRTLPEFSPGDTVRVNVKVTEGNRTRVQAYEGVCIARSGGGLQENFTVRKISYGEGVERVFPVYSPMIESVDVVRRGKVRRAKLYYLRDRRGKSARIVEDTGVRARKLNDAERAAIAEEKARIEAEKVAAAQALAAEKAAAEAAEAKAAAEKAAAEAAAAAEPAAE